The following proteins are encoded in a genomic region of Cryptomeria japonica chromosome 11, Sugi_1.0, whole genome shotgun sequence:
- the LOC131047159 gene encoding probable LRR receptor-like serine/threonine-protein kinase At3g47570 — protein MGDGRETAFKHLNLENEEARKRFFRECKVLAEVRHRNLVKIISFCSEFGWKILVLEFMAKGNLETLLHSSCISLTFIEILNIAIDVIHGLEHLHHDYFQQIIHCDIKPSNILMDEDMTTHIADFGISRIIYGLCTSTTSSGSISTLALKGSMGYISPEYGLGGKVSTRGNIYSYGIMLLEMATGKSPTNHMFVG, from the exons ATGGGTGATGGTAGAGAAACTGCTTTCAAGCATCTGAATTTGGAAAATGAAGAAGCCAGGAAGAGATTCTTCAGGGAATGTAAAGTGTTGGCAGAAGTCAGGCACAGGAATCTGGTGAAAATCATATCCTTTTGTTCAGAATTCGGGTGGAAAATATTGGTTCTAGAGTTCATGGCCAAAGGAAATCTGGAGACACTTCTGCATTCAAGCTGTATCTCATTGACCTTCATTGAGATATTGAACATAGCAATCGATGTTATCCATGGACTAGAACATCTACATCATGACTATTTTCAACAAATTATACATTGTGATATAAAACCAAGTAACATTCTTATGGACGAGGACATGACAACACATATAGCAGATTTTGGCATTTCTCGAATAATTTACGGTTTATGCACCAGTACCACTAGCTCAGGAAGTATTTCCACTCTAGCTCTAAAAGGATCCATGGGTTACATTTCACCAG AGTATGGACTTGGTGGGAAGGTATCCACGAGGGGCAATATTTACAGTTACGGTATCATGCTGTTGGAGATGGCGACTGGAAAAAGTCCAACCAACCATATGTTTGTGGGATAA